A single genomic interval of Sebastes umbrosus isolate fSebUmb1 chromosome 11, fSebUmb1.pri, whole genome shotgun sequence harbors:
- the LOC119497123 gene encoding mucin-5AC, giving the protein MASATYRKNTGILCFLLLGLLLPSVLVSGQVSTTTMSPSTTTTGGTASTTTTTMSPSTTTTGGTASTTTTTMSPSTTTTGGTASTTTTTMSPSTTTTGGTASTTTTTMSPSTTTTGGTASTTTTTMSPSTTTTGGTASTTTTTMSPSTTTTGGTASTTTTTMSPSATTTGGTASTTTTTMSPSATTTGGTASTTTTTMSPSATTTGGTASTTTTMSPSTTTTGGTASTTTTTMSPSTTTTGGTASTTTTIMSPSTTTTGGTASTTTTTMSPSTTTTGGTASTTTTTMSPSTTTTGGTASTTTTTTMSPSTTTTGGTAPTTTTTMSPSTTTTGGTASTTTTTMSPSTTTTGGTASTTTTAMSPSTTTTGGTAPTTTTTQSPSSTTTGGTASTTTTTMSPSTTTTGGTASTTTTMSPSTTTTGGTASTTTAMSPSTTTTGGTASTTTAMSPSTTTTGGTASTTTTMSPSTTTTGAMTQTSPTMTTNGTSWTSNSTDVMNGTTMYPTPMSMMYCPSFTCNYSDCYAMYTRQNETACAAGVCWCQVCRQTDMYYTVGCVASCFDGCVNNSQTNCSVKCCNSTGCLNSTLESMMMTTTTVIPTTTTTTPTPATTMTSPQTTVDNGNKCHQGTCTGTDCYTTFAVAQTCSSSEPHCQLKKETIDTGLQWTAGCTTNCSEETACKATTKPPCHLECCNATMTSCLWLNGTMNVPNFATRGPHLHTELMASLLCLLAITLLL; this is encoded by the exons ATGGCCTCCGCTACTTATAGAAAAAACACAG GCATCCTGTGCTTCCTCCTGTTAGGACTACTTCTGCCATCAGTATTAGTGTCAGGCCAAGTatccaccaccaccatgtcTCCCTCTACTACGACCACTGGAGGTACagcatccaccaccaccaccaccatgtctCCCTCTACTACGACCACTGGAGGTACagcatccaccaccaccaccaccatgtctCCCTCTACTACGACCACTGGAGGTACagcatccaccaccaccaccaccatgtctCCCTCTACTACGACCACTGGAGGTACagcatccaccaccaccaccaccatgtctCCCTCTACTACGACCACTGGAGGTACagcatccaccaccaccaccaccatgtctCCCTCTACTACGACCACTGGAGGTACagcatccaccaccaccaccaccatgtctCCCTCTACTACGACCACTGGAGGTACagcatccaccaccaccaccaccatgtctCCCTCTGCTACGACCACTGGAGGTACagcatccaccaccaccaccaccatgtctCCCTCTGCTACGACCACTGGAGGTACagcatccaccaccaccaccaccatgtctCCCTCTGCTACGACCACTGGAGGTACagcatccaccaccaccaccatgtctCCCTCTACTACGACCACTGGAGGTACagcatccaccaccaccaccaccatgtctCCCTCTACTACGACCACTGGAGGTACAgcgtccaccaccaccaccatcatgtCTCCCTCTACTACGACCACTGGAGGTACagcatccaccaccaccaccaccatgtctCCCTCTACTACGACCACTGGAGGTACagcatccaccaccaccaccaccatgtctCCCTCTACTACGACCACTGGAGGTACagcatccaccaccaccaccaccaccatgtctCCCTCTACTACGACCACTGGAGGTACagcacccaccaccaccaccaccatgtctCCCTCTACTACGACCACTGGAGGTACagcatccaccaccaccaccaccatgtctCCCTCTACTACGACCACTGGAGGTACagcatccaccaccaccaccgccatgTCTCCCTCTACTACGACCACTGGAGGTACagcacccaccaccaccaccacccagtCTCCCTCTTCTACGACCACTGGAGGTACagcatccaccaccaccaccaccatgtctCCCTCTACTACGACCACTGGAGGTACagcatccaccaccaccaccatgtctCCCTCTACTACGACCACTGGAGGTACAGcatccaccaccaccgccaTGTCTCCCTCTACTACGACCACTGGAGGTACAGcatccaccaccaccgccaTGTCTCCCTCTACTACGACCACTGGAGGTACagcatccaccaccaccaccatgtctCCCTCTACTACGACCACTGGAG CCATGACCCAGACCAGCCCCACCATGACCACAAATGGGACCAGTTGGACATCAAACTCCACTG ATGTCATGAATGGAACCACTATGTATCCTACTCCAATGAGCATG ATGTACTGCCCCTCTTTCACCTGTAACTACTCCGACTGCTATGCAATGTACACCAGGCAGAATGAAACTGCATGTGCTGCTGGTGTCTGCTGGTGTCAG GtgtgtagacagacagacatgtacTACACTGTTGGCTGCGTCGCCTCCTGTTTTGATGGTTGCGTCAACAACTCTCAGACCAACTGCTCTGTGAAATGCTGCAATTCCACTGGCTGCCTCAATAGCACTCTTGAATCCATGATGATGACGACAACCACAG TAATCCCAACCACGACGACAACAACACCCACCCCAGCCACTACAATGACCAGTCCGCAGACAACAGTAGACAAT ggaAACAAATGCCATCAAGGTACATGTACCGGTACAGACTGCTACACAACTTTTGCAGTAGCCCAGACATGCTCCTCCTCAGAGCCACACTGTCAG CTGAAAAAAGAGACCATAGATACCGGTTTGCAGTGGACAGCAGGTTGCACTACCAACTGTTCTGAAGAAACCGCGTGCAAGGCCACAACTAAACCTCCATGTCATCTAGAGTGCTGCAACGCCACTATGACCTCCTGCCTTTGGTTGAATGGTACAATGAATGTCCCCAATTTTGCCACAAGAGGTCCTCATCTTCACACAGAATTGATGGCGTCCTTACTTTGCCTGCTCGCCATCACTTTGCTGCTGTGA